The Candidatus Sysuiplasma jiujiangense genome includes the window AGCCCGCCTGTCCTATGCTGGAATAAGCAAGCATTCTCTTGAAACTCTTCTGCTGGAGTGCAACAACATTCCCCACTGTCATTGTGAGGATGGCAAGTATGCCGAATATGGGAGCCCATTCGGCTCTGAAAGCAATAAGCGCGACAATGAATATCTTGAAAATTGCCGCCAGACCGGCCTTCTTCGTTCCTGACGAGAGCAGACTGGAGACCGGTGTGGGCGTTCCCTCGTAGACGTCCGGTGCCCACATGTGGAACGGTACAATCGCAACCTCGAATCCGAAGCCGGCAATTATCATGACAAGCGCAATCATGGCGGTCGGAAAATACGGACTCTGCGAGGAAATGGACTGCAGGGAAGTAGCCAGCGCGGAAAGCTGGAGAGTGTGGGTTATGCCGTAGAGAAGGGAAATGCCATAAAGAGCGAGTGCCGCTGAAAGCGCACTGATGATGTAGAATTTCATAGCCGCTTCGATTCCAGTCCTGTCCTTCTTCCTGAACGCGGAGATGGATGCACTTGCGAGACCGGTGAGCGCAATGCCCACAAACAGGGTAATCAGGTCGGTCGCGGCGCTGATCACCATCATACCTGCCACTGAAATCAGCAGCAGGCTGTAGTATTCACCCTGGTTTCTGTCAGACTGTATATAGCGAACCGAGGGGAGCATTGAAAGGAGTCCCACTGTAAGGAATATGAGCTGAAAGACGACGGCGAAATCGTCTTCCACCATGACATTGCCGAAATTCTGGTTGACAGGAATCACATCGAAGAGGATGAGGAAGAGCAGGAGGAATGTTGCAGCAATAGTGGCCAGGGACACACCCGCAACCGTCCTGTTGCTGACATAAAACGAAAGTGCTGCGGCAATTACTGCGCCTGCGACCATAACGATTAATGGAGACATGCCTGATGCGAAGAACTGTATCATTTCAGTGCACCTGCCATCATTGAGTAGTAATGAGCGACTGCAATGTTGATCGGATTGAACATGAACCACGGGAGTATTCCGAAGACAACAATAATCAGAAGCAGTACGGCCATCGGAAAGGACTCGAACCAGTTGCCGTCATGTATATCATTCATGGATATCTCCTTTGAATCCGGGCCGAATATCGTCTTCTGCATGGACCAGACATAGTATCCTGCCGTAAGCACCACAGTAAATATCGGTATGATGAGCAGCAGGCCGAAACTGAGATATGTGACGTAGAATACGCTGAATTCCGCAGCAAACCCTATCATACCCGGCATTCCAAGCGACGCGAGGAAGCCTCCCATCATCAGGGTGGCTAGCGTCGGCATTTTTCTTGCCAGACCGCCGAGTTTGCTCATATCTCTCGTTCCGGCATGATGCTGA containing:
- a CDS encoding NADH-quinone oxidoreductase subunit N produces the protein MIQFFASGMSPLIVMVAGAVIAAALSFYVSNRTVAGVSLATIAATFLLLFLILFDVIPVNQNFGNVMVEDDFAVVFQLIFLTVGLLSMLPSVRYIQSDRNQGEYYSLLLISVAGMMVISAATDLITLFVGIALTGLASASISAFRKKDRTGIEAAMKFYIISALSAALALYGISLLYGITHTLQLSALATSLQSISSQSPYFPTAMIALVMIIAGFGFEVAIVPFHMWAPDVYEGTPTPVSSLLSSGTKKAGLAAIFKIFIVALIAFRAEWAPIFGILAILTMTVGNVVALQQKSFKRMLAYSSIGQAGYILITLPVFAAAYGDPGIYGSSLQIFSISSGIFQILTHAIATAGAFAIVALMSSSVGGVAVDDFRGLFRNNKLISFSMTFYLLSLLGIPLLAGFDSKLLIFSSAVGASIIPGYSWVIWLAVFGIMNSAVSLIYYVRVIRNMFSDTESPPPRYSLGIPGSASLLIALMAVVLIGIYPGPVIAVCNSAARALLSLL